A window of Daphnia pulicaria isolate SC F1-1A chromosome 4, SC_F0-13Bv2, whole genome shotgun sequence genomic DNA:
gggaattattattatacacacacacaaaagattcATCGACTTTTTATGATGATCGTCCTTTTAGCAGTTGAGAGTCTCCTAGAGATTTCCCCTAGATCAGaggggaaatttttatttattcaagatGAGTCACGTTccacatttgttttgttttttcggtgagaaaaaaaaagaaaaacgatcggTCGTTTTTTTGTCGGATTCAGCCCTTTATTGCCGTGTACTTGTCGttgttcccctttttttccaccgAAAAGGCGGCCGAACATCATCAAGTAGTTTTTTCCCTTGGTTCGTTTAGAGAAATCGAGGATGCGGAACGTCTTTTGAGGGGTGTGTCTCGTTTCCACCAACTCCCCCTTTtctctccatcatcatcatctgtgTGCGCGAAAGCGATTACGATTATAGCCAGCAAATTGTTGTAGAAATGGTCGCTAGATGGCGATGATAATGACTTGACAAatcgaccgctagatgtcgcTGGCGATTGACAGCTGGAAGCACATTTGAGAAGGAGGAGGGACGGACTTGatttcaaaaaagtaaaaaaattcaccCGCAGGGGGTATCGGTCCTCTAGCCGTCTCGCACTTGTTTTCTCTTACTACgtggtttttttctgttcccttttctcttctctcttccgttcttcttcttcttcttcttcttgttcgtcCTATCATTCCCCTTCAGCTGAACAACTGAGCGCCGCCATCCACAAGTCGCCACCACCAGCGCCATCATGGCCAACCAGCCCAACCAGCAGCCAGTTGGTAAAAGGTAGTCGGCCAACACAAGAGTGTAGCGTCAACGTGTTGCTAACTCGTCGGGGGCGAAaccattttttcgaaatatttatttcttcttcaacttgtgtgtgtgtgtcttgtctGATCGACATTGCTCAAATTGTCgacatttttcattcttttgacAGCAACAAGTTTATTCACCCAAAAAGTGTGATCGCGCCATGTTTCAACAGTGTGCCTCGTGTGTGTGAATTTTGGTGGCTAcgagtttatttcttttttcgtttgacagtgaacaaaatttggtgttttttttttatttagaaattgTTGAGTTGTGAGTGTGTTTGTGAGCCTTAGTGTCTTGGAAATCTCCCCAAaaaggattttcttttttaagtttgacacatttccgcctCAGGTAAGGAAATCAGACCGCGCCACTTGCAGTTGTATATACGAAATGTGTTTCTGctacatttttgtgtgtgtgtgtttgattgtctattttttcccatttgaaaTGGCGTGTGTTGTGCAGAGTGATACACTAACGGGTTGATTTCCATATGGGGTCGACCGTTGGCCACCACCACTGCTGCTGCGTAGAGAAAATGTTACGAcaatcgaaaaaatgtttgtgttgGTGTCCCTTTTAAACTTGTTATCCTATTTGGAGATATTTTCTCTCGAATCTTTTATTTCTACCAATATGGCGTACACACACATAACGAGTTTTTTCTCGGCCCTACCCACCACCACACggccatttttttccttcgacAACGGTCACTCGAGGGGGGCCCTACATGTGCCGGCCATATGGGGTCGACCTTGATTCTCTtctcttgtttgtttcaaacatCCAGcggaagttttattttttcgacggATGGGGGACCcgttttttttcatgaaatatGATCATCTCTCTTTCACCCCCAgcagaaaaattattatttttaattttaaaagtagaaCGCCGGTcaggtcgtcgtcgttggtcgaggttttgattattttatttttcgactcGGTTTCTGTGTCGTATCGGTCAGTTAATCAGTTGGGAAACGGACCGCACGGCCGTTGCTTATTTATCGGGATTGTGTCTGATGTGTCTGTTTGAGGTAAATGGGGCGTGGCCAGTTGCGAGGTGGagaaacacagacacacacacacgaaaatgatttcgacgGCGTGTTTTTGGCTACTGCCCTTATGGCCGACTGGTGTAAAATAGCCACCGTCtattttactttgaaaaaaaaagtagagcaTCCGCCGCTCCTTTTCggtgcggatggatggataccAGCTGTACACTACCCCCCACACCCACACACATTTTTTCCAGATAAAAGTTGAACCATGTTTCTTACAAGTGAAATTACAAACCActtggagaaaagaaaagaaagaaacaagttgATATAAACCAGACGCGCCAGACGCCAAAAATATGTTTCTTATGATTCATGATTGGTTAGAGTGAGGAAAAACGAGGCCAAACGGATaatgaacacattttttttttcctttattattCTCTTCGAGTGTGTTGTGCgcaaaaattattcttttttaaaaaagaataaaagaaaaattttgttctgtTCCCCCGACTGCGCACTTACCGTTACCAGCCGCAGTGTGTTACGGAGTTAGCGCGTGaacaaaatggaagaagaagaagaaacagcacGTAGCtgcacttttcttcttcttcttttatttttattgaatttcctcttttttttttttctgtgtgaatttattcttttttttttcgtagcgACTAGCGACACAACAAACAGCTGACCGACCGACCGAGAACGGTTTGTGTCGTCGTTACGGAAGCACGATGAACCCGGTCCCGCgtccgatttttatttttattttattttattttctatttttttgggttgttgcatCGTGGCGTGCCCATGggtttatatatttttgaaaaaataaaaaaaatccttgaaCTTGGTTGCGTTTCGGCTCGCTAGGTGGCCACGTTGACTCAATCACCGGCGGCGCCCCCCACCAAAACTGGCGGGCGCCTTctaatctttttctcttttttcccagcTGGTAAAACTTATAAGATAGGGGCtagacttttctttcttttttttccaccgatagcgtgtgtgtgtgtgtgactgtgaAGCCCCACGTGTGTCAGTAGTAGTTAGGAGTTGTTTGACTGTCACAGTCCTTGGGTGAGCCCCGTCGTTTCAAAGTCTCTTTTCTCGGCACACACATTTTCTACTTGGCAGTTGCAATTTCTCTCGTGTGTTttctgtgttttattttctatttgatcaATCTGGAAGTTTGTGTGCGTTGTGAGCCCGTTTTGGAATATCGAAAACAATTGACGATATAGTGTCCCGTTTTTTCCCGCCAAAAACTAACACCAGAAACCAGTTGGATTTGACACATCTCACACACGAAGGAGCGCCATCTTTTTcgcgtttgttttgttgttgatgtgcGCCATTTTTTCGGTCGGTAGCGAAATCATTCAGGtgagaaaacacacacacactcgaagCTATCGAGatgcttcaatttcttttatgaatagaagaaaaataagaccgACAGACCGTGGtggaaaaacatttcacaCGACGGATGGGCTACTAATCGGCCATTCAATCGTCTCACTCGACTtggcaaagaaaaaggaaaaaacaatcgATCGAATTCcggatttcatttttctattttccccattcaaaaaatttatatttacctTGAGAAAAGATCAGAAAGaacaaatggatgaaaagagaccctcctcttttttctttccatcttttttggtCACGCACTCCAAAAAAACATTCTCTCCGCCATTGTTCTTAACTTTCTTGCGTccacttttcttccttctcccgccaaaaaagttgaaacattttttaaaaacaacattttgaacggttgtgtgtgtatatatttagGGGTTGTttcgaaacatttcaaaaacctATCTGACAGCAGcagaaaaatagttttattttattttccactcAAATGGAGAGTTGAGGGGGaggtttttttgaatttattacgGAAACTACTACAACCACTACCACTTCTTTtgtagagagggggggggacgGAAGCTTTATTTCTAGACCTGTGtggaacttttatttttaaatatttcattttctacctggggttaaataaaaagatagtAGAAGAGAGACTCTTTGGGGTTCATccagcaagagagagaaaaagggggcGACCTGATTAGTGTGAAGGGGGGGAGAAAGAAGGTGGtgtagtgggggggggggatagatgAAAGGAGATTTTGTTCACCTTGCAGGTAAAATGCCTTGAAGgcatgtcttcttcttcttcttctcctttcatcCCGAAAGaagcacaagaagaagaaataatataaaaaaggagCCTCCGAGTGGTTGTTTCCAACTTGTGCATGTGCCTTCCGGGTGGGTTTCCATCCACACACATTCCTCAACTCTCTCTCGGTTGCTTTAACACACGGCCAAAgagattttttccttttttccaacGTAGTATATacaacacacagacagacaacctttttcttcttcttcttcttttatactcTCGGATGTTTCGTCAAAAAATCAGACGCGCCCAGTTGGTTCGCAGTCGCCAACCGATCCGGTTGTTGGCCCGTCTGGCATCCATCGAGAGTTaagatttgtgtgtgtgtgtttccagtttttttttggtcttttgaccatttttagacacaaaacaaATTGGTTCAAAggggttttttgggggggtgttGGTTGACTAATTGTGGACGAGGTgtgacgcacacacacacactcgagtGTGCGGAATGACTCGGATGACTCTGTCGAAATGCGTCTGCTGAGAACTTGTTGCGTTTGCCAATGTCGTAGCGGCTCGAGGAGTCCTCGTCATCACCGTAAACgaaggaaaaggagaaaaagtggcggcggtggccgtcacggtggtggtgggagTAGCGATCGAGAGTCGGTCAGTGGGAGTGAAACCGGAGGAGTTGTTGGTGGAGCTGTCGTTGCGGCGGCATCGGctgcagcacagcacagagcGGAAGCAGTCGATCAACAGCGGACGAGTGGCGGTGGCAGTCGACGGTCCGGTGGCGGGAGTAAACGCCGCCAGCGTGCTACTTACCGCTACGAGGTGGTCTATCGTCGTGAAGAGTTCAGTCACGACTATTTGGACCATCCAGAaatagacgaagaagaagaacaagtccaaaaccgccaccaccaccagcaactCCCGATATTCCGGCCGGTGCCGGAAGGACAGCCAACCGATTCGCAAccactgcagcagcagcagcaacaacaacaacaaccgtctGCAGTCGTTCCGTTCCAGTCGGCTGATTACAGCCTTTTGAGCAATTACGGACGGCTGGAGGATTTTCATCCGCCAGCTCTCCACAGTGCCGTTCATAGCTGGGAGCAACAACAACGTCaaccaccacaacaacaacaacaacaacattcgtGCTATAACGATCAACCTCTATATCAGAATTTCGGTGGTacttagttgttgttgtccatcttcttttttatttttactacggaaaaaattcgattccggcccccttttttttttggtcagcCCAGGAACAACTGACACCATTTCTGAGCACTTCGTGCTGTCCGGTTAAGAGTAGAGAgcgagtagagagagagaggtggcGAGATGTTTGTTGGCAGGTGGCAGCACCGATTTAGGCCTCTTGAAattacctttttattttattttttaacaaaatcttttttttttttttttcgttttttaactagcaacttttattaataataaaacgcAAAAAATAACGGGAGTGGCGGTCGCATTCGAACGTGCCCAGatgtttcattcttttttttttttggcagacgcgaaagaaaaattttgttttattttttcgggaaactaaaaaattacaaatttatttatttattttgacagGTGGATTGACGAAGGATTTACGCGAGTACCTGACGACTCGCTTTGCTAAAGGCTCTGTGGACCATGAGCTGCAGACGACCATTCGAGACAACTTGTACCTGCGGACAGTGCCCGTGACGACTCGGCCGAGGCGGCCAGGAGAGACGGACGGACTTGACTACACTTTTCTCAGTTTGGAGCAATTCCGGCTGCTGGAAAAGAACGGATCGCTGCTCGAAAGGGGCATTTATGACGGTAAAAGAAATTCCCCCCAACTCCAACTCCGCATTCCGCAATCGATAATTTTTGCCTTAATTCAAGCGCGACGGTCCGATGGATGGACGATAGTAATTGGCATTTCGGGCTTCTGCCTTTTAAGACCCTCTATAGATGGAATTAAGTCTTACGCATGCGGCTCTTCTTATCTCTCCCTACAAAAACCCCTTCCGCTCTAGCACGTTTGAATGGCTTCTCTTCCGGATGGGATTTCATTGATttaacctcctcctcctcctcgttcACCCTCCGTCCCACCTACTGAGCAAATATTTCTCCTCTTTCGGGAattctttttgaaagaaacatTCAACAACCGCCTATGACTTTACTACGGCGACATTTGATCCGGCCGCCGCATGCTGATGAGTGTTGCAACCCAaccagaatagaaaaaaacaacaacgagataaaataataaatacaagacaagaaagaagagaatgaaATACACGCCCCAATCGTGGTCGGCTTCTTTGCCGAGATCGACCGCCCGCCGTGCACTGGGCCGCATTGTCGCTACTCCGCCGGTTCTCTTACGGCGCGCCAGGAGGAGATCCTTTTCCGACCTCTACACGACGACGCCTTTCGATTCCGATAACTTTGCCACCGACTCGGCCAGCCTCTTGCAGTTACTAACAACCGACGATGACCCCAAACTaaccttctcttcttcttcgactacTTCTTCTACTACTTCGACTAATGACGTCACAACTGCCAATCGCACTCTATCCGCACTCAATCCCGTTTTCTTAAACTCACGATGGTCGACAGGTAGTTTGGTCGCTTTGAGTTGTCATTGTGTGTTTGTGGGTCCGGTACAACTCGCCTCTTTGTCGTCCATCCGCTTCTTTACACAACAGTCCAGTCCAACAATCCGGTCCAGAAatgttgattgattgaattttgGTTGATCTAATTTGTGTacggttttgttatttttagggAATTATTACGGGACGCCGAAACCTCCGTTGGATTCCCCGTTGGTCTTGCCATCGACACCTTTAGCCCAGTCATCGACGACAGCGTTGCTccagcacaacaacaacaacaacttgccgtcgagtggtggtggtggtaccaCTTCATCATCGTTGCTCTTGTTGGCCGGAGCACATCCCAGCTCGGAGGGTAAACGTCGACGAAACCGCTCGAATGTGGAAGCGATGGCCGCCGCACAGAACGACGGCGATCCAGACCCCAGCAATTGCAGcggtggaggaggaggcctTGACCACCAACCTGTCCACTCTTCGATGCAGCATCTGAATCCATCGCAGAGGATGGGCGGCGGTGCtaacggaggaggaggagctccCATCTGCAACAACAGCATAGGAGGCAGCAATAATAACATGTCGATTCCCAGTTACAGAGAAGATGGAGGTGGCGCCATGGGCGGATTATCCGAAGCCGAATTGGGACCCCTTCCGCAAAATTGGGAGAAGGCCTACACGGAACGAGGCGAAGTCTATTTCATCGAGTAAAACAATTATAAACATTTAATTCCGGATGATCTGAatgattcaatttatttttaataacagCCATAATACTGGAACGTCTCAGTGGCTGGACCCGAGACTGTCTAAAATCCAGAAAAAGTCGCTGGAAGAGTGCGCCGAAGACGAGTTGCCTTACGGCTGGGAGAAGATTGACGACCCGACGTACGGCACGTACTACATCGACCACGTCAATCGCAAAACGCAGTACGAGAATCCGGTGACGCAGGCCAAGAAAGGCGGAAGCAGCGAGCCTGGAACGGGCAGCAGTCCGCCAGGGCCTCCAGGAGGATTACCCACTGGCAACGCCAGCAGTACAGATTCCGGCAACAGCACCTACCCTCGCCTCaagaaacaacagcaacaacagcagcaacaacaacaatcgaaCGAGAGCGGCGGagtcggaggaggaggacacaATGGCAACAACCAACCGCCGGCCCCATTACCCAAACGCTCCAATAGTGAGTCCAGATTAAATCTCCACGGTTACGGAGGTAACTGGCGCTCTCTTTTTCTatcattaacatttttttcccgttcgtgattttttatttcatctaaTATTGTTTCGGGTGGATTGGactagttttaaaaattttccgtTCTGACCCGGAATTCCGAactaaactattttttaatagtcgcctcgtgaaaaattttcggtttaggaggaaaaaaatataacccGATGCtgagcggagagagagagagagtggcaataatatcaataactattaacatttttgtgctttttaaaaaaaagtgccgatTGTTTCGACCTCAATTTGGTCGGAGGGGGTTGAGAGAACCAGATGAAATGTAACTTGGTGTTTAATGACGCGAGGGTATGGCGGACGAAAAGGTTTGGGGATTTTTATTTCGTCTGGTCGTTACGTCAGCCATTCGAGACGGGCTCACGCAAGTTCCGCTCTCTAATAACATTCTCGggacccctttttttgttttcgtcttttcctttttacacGTTTCCAGCAACAATTTGGTTTTCCAGCTACCAAATGGGTTTGTGTTGGCTCGGTGATTAACAATTGGTTCTCATTTTAACCGTCTACACCCAACGGTTTTTTTCCTCAACAATTCGACGACGTTAAaccaaattcttattttattttttgattttattttatttgtctcAGGTTACAACCGGCCGTTCTTCACGAGAAATCCGTCCGAGTTGCAGGGCGAGCGGATCTGTACGACGTTGCTCAAATCCAACCGCGGACTGGGTTTCACCATCGTTGGCGGTGACGACAGCGAGGAAGAATTCCTCCAGATCAAATCGGTCGTTCCGCACGGACCCGCCTGGGTCGACGGACGCCTACAGACGGGTAATTATAGAACTTATTCCTTCCCGCTTCCACccacacacgaaaaaaatatGTGATGAATCATCCGattgtgaaaaaagaaaaattccgctTTCCTCCATTGGTGGGCATCAACACCCGCATGTTGTTGACGGTTGTGGTCCCGAAGTTCTCCTCGGccaaacaccaaaaaacaaatttggaaccgcccactttttcccctttgataaatgttttattgttgTGCGATTGTTACATCAGTTGAGAAATGTGTTGCGTTTCATCTTCTTATCTTTTGGAAATTTTCTGtttcgatttgatttgataaaaATCCAGGCGACGTTTTGGTGTACGTGATGGATCAGTGCGTTCTGGGCTACACCCACCACGATATGGTGAACATGTTCCAGTCTATAGCGCCGGGCCAGGCCGTTGCGTTGGAAGTCTGTCGAGGATATCCTCTGCCCTTCGACCCGAACGATCCCAACACGGAGATTGTCACCACCGTGGCCGTTGCCCAGCAGGACGGCAACAAGGGGCCGTCTCGTCCCGGAAGTGCCGACCTGCTCATGCATCAGGGCTCCTCTTCATCcgagcatcaccaccaccaccaggatAATAACGACATGGCTCACCGATTTGACggtgagaaaaaataagaattcaaaatatatccatccatccattcccGGAATGGATGggaaagaggaaattttttttctaaattcttcaatttatttattttgaacaaatAACCAACAATTGCGGATGTTTTTTGGTTGGTGTCTTGGTTATAACAGGTGATGAATACGGCGATGGCGGAGTCAACGGCAATCCATCAGGAGGCTCGATTGGCAAGGTTGAATTCCTGACGGTGCAAATTACCAAAGGTGCTATGGGATTTGGATTCACGATCGCTGACAGCGCCTACGGCCAGAAGGTCAAGACCATATTGGACAGGCCGCGCTGCAAGAATCTCCAAGAAGGCGACATCCTGGTTGACATTAACGGCATCAACATGAGACACATGAGTCACGGCGAAGTTGTCCaggtaaaatatataaaataaatataaaataaattggaGTGGAGGATGTTGtccagggaaaaaaaataagaaaataatcgCTCCTTTTGCGGTTGGACTTTGGAAACACAATTTCTCGGTATTCCCgttcgttatttttattttatttcattttttccgaCGCAGGTGCTGAAGGACTGCGCTTGGGGTCGCGAAGCGTCCATTACAGTCCAGCGTGGCGGAGCGGCAACGCCCACGAAAAACAAGTGGAAAAAGGGTGGAATTAAAGACCAggaccagcaacaacaacagccgccCGTCAGTCCGCGCAAACCCCCAGTCGGCGCTGGACTGTTTCGCAGTAAAACGCCCACGGCCGACCTTTACAGGTTTGTACcgaggaaaataagaaaaaaaattacatcatgttgttgttgttgttgttgttgttgttaatggCAGTTATTTACAGACAACATTGTGACACTTGATTGCCCactcatttgttttcttttcctttatttatatttttcacagCGCCCAGACGAAGGAAGTGGTGCCCATCAGACCGAAAACGCCACTGGTAGACACTCGCAACCGGCCCAAAACGCCTTCAATGGGAGTGGGCATGAGTGGCGGTCCGTCGTCTCAGCCGTCGTCACTGCCGGATCATTTGGAACAGCACCGGGAAATCAACCGGACACCTGTCAACGCTCTGGCGGAGCAGTTCCAGAACGGCATGAACTTCCAGGACAATAACGGAGTGGTGGGAGGTTAcaacagccagcagcagcagcaacggaacATGATGAATCGAAGTCGAAGTCCAGGCAGAGAACTGGACTCGCATCCGTCGATGCAGATGCACTACGAGAACGGTCTGCCGCCGGACGCTGGCTACGGTGGCATGCCCAACGGTTACCCACCGGCTTACGAGTCCGACTACGGCCGGATGGGTCAACCCTCTCGCAATGCCCGTTCCGATCCTTACGCTCCTAATCCTTACACCGGTGGATCTTACTCCATGGACGCCTCACGTCCAATGGATTACGGGTACcaagaaatcaatttaaattcatttgaatctttttaataattttgtttcattccgTCAACAGTTACGGCTATTCAGGAATGAATGGACCGAACGTTCCGGATTATCCGGAAGAGAACCTGGGCCAGTTCCACCGTCAGGATTCCGGCTACGGCACTCAACCGCAGTCGGTGGTTGTGGgttacagcaacaacaatagcaacagcagcaacaacctcCTCCGTCAGAATGCTGGGCCGGGCTCGTTTGCCCCGCTCAAAGAAGGCACCAGCTTCGATCACGAATTGTCGTCGTATCCGCCCAGCATGTCGACTGGCGGCCGTCCGGATGTGGCGATGAGGAGGCCGGGTCCCAACAGCGTCAACAGCagcggcggtggcggtggcggAGGAGTAGGTGGAGGTGGAGGAGGCAATCCAGCAGTCAATTCGTCGTTGGGTCAGCAATCGCTGCCGCCGCCCGGCGAGTGGATGGAAATGAACGTGACGCTCTTGAGGCACGAAACGGGTTTCGGCTTCCGCATCGTCGGCGGCACGGAAGAAGGGTCGCAGGTCTCTATCGGGCACATAGTTCCGGGCGGAGCGGCCGATCTCGACGGCCGGCTCCGAACCGGTGACGAAATCTTGGCCGTCGATCTGATGTCGGTCGTTCACACATCTCACCACCACGTCGTCCAGCTGATGGGCGCGGCCGCTCTCAACGGCCGAGTTTCCATCACGGTTCGGCGCTGGATACCCCTCCATCCGTCGTCCATCTCCCCACAAGGTAAAAGACTatacaaaatttggccaattcAAACTCCCCccgaagaaaaatagaaatgggaTCAATCGACTTGTTTTGAATGAATTGATAAGTCACGCCTTTGCTCTCGATTGTGTTTGACCCACATAGATACTGGGTATCCGGGCGGAGTTGGCGACGGCAGCGGCCTGATTTACCCGTACGACGTGACTGTGGTGCGTCGCGAGGATGAAGGTTTCGGCTTCGTCATCATCTCGTCGGTGACGAAGGGCGTCTCGTTCATCGGCCAAATCATCCCTGACAGCCCGGCCAAGCGCTGCTCTCAGCTGCACGTTGGCGACCGCATTTTGGCCGTCAATCACCACGACATATCGAGGCTTCACCACGGCGATATTGTCAACCTCATCAAAGATTCCGGCTACACCGTGACGCTCACCGTCGGACCTCCTCTGGACGACACCGCCTCCAGCAACGCCTCCAACTCTCACCGGGtaagtttctttttgctttctcTCATCGGGGGCGATCTCTGATTATCTAGACCGTCCATCATCTACTATAAAAACAACGTCAAACGTTATTATTTGATGCCAAATAAAGACTGCGGCCCAATTGAtctgacatttttatttgtaatcatTTTGTTTGGTGACGcttaaattaattcattcaaatgatttttttttttaaacaaaacaaaacacatttaATATCTAAACCATAAATAATTGAATGATTAACGGGGTGGGTTTGGTGTTGGTTAACACGATTTTGCCTGCCGTTTTttgtttatgtgtgtgtgcttttgTTTGAATCTGCTtatctaaattttatttttaaacattttttttttctcttctctgccACTCTGCCACTTCCTGCCTCTTTCTGTCGCTtcctatttcattttgtttctttacaaaaaaaaagtcttccgATGCCATGGTAACCGCCCAAGCCTTGCCTGCTCCTCCTGCTAGTGACGGTACTAGGAGCCCCAgcaggtattttattttattttatgttttattctttttttctatctttctttctttttatgaaaaaacaaaactacaaatatttttttcttcctttgggTCTTTTTATTCCGTTTGCCCGAGGCATTTATCAaacttgtttcatttgatttgatatcGGGAAAAAacgttgaaaaatatttttacagtCGCTTGACCCTTTCTTCGTTCGAATCGAGTCATATTTGGTTATGAGCGATCTCCCTCTTTCGCTCCAGTCATTAATTATTCATGAGGGACCAACCGAAAAAAGATTCCGATTCTAGATTTTTCCGACTCGATTTCTTGGAACTCATTAGCCGCCCGCCTGATTATCCAGGAACCTTGACAACAACACaaagtcaacaacaacaacaacatcaaaattcattttttttcctcctcctgtgGGCATTAATTGATAAAAGATGcggacaatttttgttttcttaccctgaactaaaaaaacaaaaaacaaattggtcgcgcttttttttttcgtttgccgTTGGACTCGTCAATGTCTTAATCACGCCTTTTTTACACGAATAAAAAGACCCAAACAAATGCGTAATTAAGACGTCTTGAATAACTCCAccatcttttattctttttctactttcttgcattttattttatttatttttccttatggctttttgtttgaatgtgGCTTTATTTGCTGATGGGTTCATGGTTTTTACAGAATTGACGCTTATCACCAACAATATGCCTACAACCAGGAAGATCAGATCGATGGGCCGATGATTGTAAGTTTTCCTTGTCCCCCATCCGGCCGTcgtcacatttttattttattttttgttattattatcattattattttcaacagAAATTTTTACTGATTTTGTCACGCTGgattaatttaattgttttaaatttta
This region includes:
- the LOC124336863 gene encoding membrane-associated guanylate kinase, WW and PDZ domain-containing protein 1-like isoform X3, yielding MRLLRTCCVCQCRSGSRSPRHHRKRRKRRKSGGGGRHGGGGSSDRESVSGSETGGVVGGAVVAAASAAAQHRAEAVDQQRTSGGGSRRSGGGSKRRQRATYRYEVVYRREEFSHDYLDHPEIDEEEEQVQNRHHHQQLPIFRPVPEGQPTDSQPLQQQQQQQQQPSAVVPFQSADYSLLSNYGRLEDFHPPALHSAVHSWEQQQRQPPQQQQQQHSCYNDQPLYQNFGGGLTKDLREYLTTRFAKGSVDHELQTTIRDNLYLRTVPVTTRPRRPGETDGLDYTFLSLEQFRLLEKNGSLLERGIYDGNYYGTPKPPLDSPLVLPSTPLAQSSTTALLQHNNNNNLPSSGGGGTTSSSLLLLAGAHPSSEGKRRRNRSNVEAMAAAQNDGDPDPSNCSGGGGGLDHQPVHSSMQHLNPSQRMGGGANGGGGAPICNNSIGGSNNNMSIPSYREDGGGAMGGLSEAELGPLPQNWEKAYTERGEVYFIDHNTGTSQWLDPRLSKIQKKSLEECAEDELPYGWEKIDDPTYGTYYIDHVNRKTQYENPVTQAKKGGSSEPGTGSSPPGPPGGLPTGNASSTDSGNSTYPRLKKQQQQQQQQQQSNESGGVGGGGHNGNNQPPAPLPKRSNSESRLNLHGYGGYNRPFFTRNPSELQGERICTTLLKSNRGLGFTIVGGDDSEEEFLQIKSVVPHGPAWVDGRLQTGDVLVYVMDQCVLGYTHHDMVNMFQSIAPGQAVALEVCRGYPLPFDPNDPNTEIVTTVAVAQQDGNKGPSRPGSADLLMHQGSSSSEHHHHHQDNNDMAHRFDGDEYGDGGVNGNPSGGSIGKVEFLTVQITKGAMGFGFTIADSAYGQKVKTILDRPRCKNLQEGDILVDINGINMRHMSHGEVVQVLKDCAWGREASITVQRGGAATPTKNKWKKGGIKDQDQQQQQPPVSPRKPPVGAGLFRSKTPTADLYSAQTKEVVPIRPKTPLVDTRNRPKTPSMGVGMSGGPSSQPSSLPDHLEQHREINRTPVNALAEQFQNGMNFQDNNGVVGGYNSQQQQQRNMMNRSRSPGRELDSHPSMQMHYENGLPPDAGYGGMPNGYPPAYESDYGRMGQPSRNARSDPYAPNPYTGGSYSMDASRPMDYGYGYSGMNGPNVPDYPEENLGQFHRQDSGYGTQPQSVVVGYSNNNSNSSNNLLRQNAGPGSFAPLKEGTSFDHELSSYPPSMSTGGRPDVAMRRPGPNSVNSSGGGGGGGVGGGGGGNPAVNSSLGQQSLPPPGEWMEMNVTLLRHETGFGFRIVGGTEEGSQVSIGHIVPGGAADLDGRLRTGDEILAVDLMSVVHTSHHHVVQLMGAAALNGRVSITVRRWIPLHPSSISPQDTGYPGGVGDGSGLIYPYDVTVVRREDEGFGFVIISSVTKGVSFIGQIIPDSPAKRCSQLHVGDRILAVNHHDISRLHHGDIVNLIKDSGYTVTLTVGPPLDDTASSNASNSHRDGSEAYPPIEEDQLYAVELSRGTRGFGFSIRGGREFHNMPLFVLRIADNGAAAQDGRLRVGDQLIEINGISTKNMTHADAIELIKNGGMVVRLLLRRGNIAPPMGENGQMLSPSSTGSPTTPSGMMEMMRPNSSMAQPHHGSYGSNGPLSQLHQADSRMPNGIPVGHQQQQSQQQQQLQQQQQLQQQQQQQQQQQQQYTGPPPYMMGPRGMPNGGMRGHVPAPLNVPPSQRNLNGPLSHSSPRVIGAAGNVVGDYYWGS